In Pantoea cypripedii, the DNA window CAGCACCGATAGCGCCCTGCAATGGGTGGAAAACTGTACTGCGGGCTATCGTTTACCTGAGCCGACCCGCTGGGCGGATGCGGTTGCTTCCGGTCGTCCGGCCTTTCTGCGCAGGCAAAATGCGCGTTGACGCTGTTTGCGCGCGGCTTTTGCGGTACACTGCCGCCAGCTAAATTATTGAGAGCATGTTAGATGTTACAGAACCCCGTCCATTTACGTCTGGCGAAGCTGGAAAGCTGGCAGCACGTCACCTTTATGGCCTGTCTGTGTGAACGTATGTTCCCCAACTACTGGGCCTTCTGTCAGCAGACCGAATTCGCAGATCCGCAGCTTTATCGCCGCATACTCGATCTCGTCTGGGAAAGCCTGACGGTCAAAGACGCCAAAATCAATTTCGACAGCCAGCTGGAGAAGCTGGAAGCGGCGATCCCCAATGGTGATGATTTCGACATCTACGGCGTGCATCCGGCGATTGATGCCTGTGTAGCATTAAGCGAAGTGCTGCATGCGCAGCTGAGTGGGGAAACCCTTGAGCATGCCATTGAGGTCAGCCGGACGTCGATCACCACCGTCGCGATCCTCGAAATGACTCAGGCTGGACGCGAAATGAGCGATGACGAGCTGCGCGAAAACCAGGCAATTATTGATGAATGGGACCTGCAGTGGGAGATTTTCCGCCTGCTGGCAGAGTGCGAAGAGCGCGACCTTGAGCTAATTAAAGGGTTACGTTCTGACCTGCGCGAAGCGGGAATCAGTAACATCGGTATAATTTTTCAGCAATAAGGCGAGAAAACGTGACTTCAGGCCCGAATTAGCGCGCCTGGAGGCTTCACATCAGCCCCCTGTCTGGTCTACATTTGGGGGGCTGAAAATTGTGGCTATCGGTGCGTGCAGGCTGAAGAGGGCCAGAATATGGCTTTTCCCTCGCACTCGTTGCTTAGCAAGCGATAAATACACTTTAAGGATAACTTATGAACAAGACTCAACTGATTGATGTGATCGCGGAAAAAGCAGACCTGTCAAAAACCCAGGCTAAAACTGCACTGGAATCTACTCTGGCTGCGATCACTGAGTCTCTGAAAGATGGTGATGCTGTACAACTGGTTGGTTTTGGTACTTTTAAAGTGAACCACCGCGCTGAGCGTACCGGTCGCAACCCGCAGACTGGCAAAGAGATCAAAATCGCTGCGGCAAACGTACCGGCGTTCGTCTCTGGTAAAGCGCTGAA includes these proteins:
- a CDS encoding YjaG family protein; this encodes MLQNPVHLRLAKLESWQHVTFMACLCERMFPNYWAFCQQTEFADPQLYRRILDLVWESLTVKDAKINFDSQLEKLEAAIPNGDDFDIYGVHPAIDACVALSEVLHAQLSGETLEHAIEVSRTSITTVAILEMTQAGREMSDDELRENQAIIDEWDLQWEIFRLLAECEERDLELIKGLRSDLREAGISNIGIIFQQ
- the hupA gene encoding nucleoid-associated protein HU-alpha, which encodes MNKTQLIDVIAEKADLSKTQAKTALESTLAAITESLKDGDAVQLVGFGTFKVNHRAERTGRNPQTGKEIKIAAANVPAFVSGKALKDAVK